In a genomic window of Sus scrofa isolate TJ Tabasco breed Duroc chromosome 4, Sscrofa11.1, whole genome shotgun sequence:
- the VPS45 gene encoding vacuolar protein sorting-associated protein 45 yields the protein MNVVFAVKQYISKMIEDSGPGMKVLLMDKETTGIVSMVYTQSEILQKEVYLFERIDSQNREIMKHLKAICFLRPTKENVDYLIQELRRPKYSIYFIYFSNVISKSDVKSLAEADEQEVVAEVQEFYGDYIAVNPHLFSLNILGCCQGRNWDPAQLSRTTQGLTALLLSLKKCPMIRYQLSSEAAKRLAECVKQVITKEYELFEFRRTEVPPLLLILDRCDDAITPLLNQWTYQAMVHELLGINNNRIDLSRVPGISKDLREVVLSAENDEFYANNMYLNFAEIGSNIKNLMEDFQKKKPKEQQKLESIADMKAFVENYPQFKKMSGTVSKHVTVVGELSRLVSERNLLEVSEVEQELACQNDHSSALQNVKRLLQNPKVTEFDAARLVMLYALHYERHSSNSLPGLMMDLRNKGVSEKYRKLVSAVVEYGGKRVRGSDLFSPKDAVAITKQFLKGLKGVENVYTQHQPFLHETLDHLIKGKLKENLYPYLGPSTLRDRPQDIIVFIIGGATYEEALTVYNLNRTTPGVRIVLGGTTVHNTKSFLEEVLASGLHSRSKESSQVTSRSASRR from the exons ATGAACGTAGTTTTTGCTGTGAAGCAGTACATTTCCAAAATGATAGAGGACAGCGGACCGGGTATGAAAGTACTTCTCATGGATAAGGAGACG aCTGGCATCGTGAGTATGGTATACACACAATCGGAAATTCTCCAGAAGGAAGTGTACCTTTTTGAACGCATTGATTCTCAAAATCGAGAGATCATGAAACACCTCAAGGCAATTTGTTTTCTTCGACCTACGAAG gagaATGTGGATTATTTGATTCAGGAGCTCCGAAGACCcaaatacagtatatattttattt ATTTCAGTAACGTGATCAGCAAGAGTGATGTGAAGTCATTAGCTGAAGCTGATGAACAGGAAGTTGTGGCTGAGGTTCAG GAATTTTATGGTGATTATATTGCTGTGAATCCTCATTTGTTTTCCCTCAATATTTTGGGTTGCTGCCAG GGTCGAAATTGGGATCCAGCCCAGCTATCCAGAACAACTCAAGGACTGACAGCTCTCCTTTTATCTCTAAAGAAATGTCCCATGATTCGTTACCAGCTTTCATCTGAGGCAGCAAAGAGACTTGCAGAATGTGTTAAG CAAGTGATAACTAAAGAATATGAACTGTTTGAATTCCGGCGGACTGAGGTTCCTCCATTGCTACTGATTTTAGATCGCTGCGATGATGCCATCACCCCATTGCTAAACCAG TGGACATATCAGGCCATGGTCCATGAACTACTGGGCATAAACAACAATCGGATTGATCTTTCCAGAGTGCCAGGGATCAGTAAAGACTTGAGAGAGGTGGTCCTATCTGCAGAAAACGATGAATTCTATGCTAAC AATATGTACCTGAACTTTGCTGAGATTGGTAGCAACATAAAGAATCTCATGGAAGACTTTcagaagaagaaaccaaaagaacagcaaaaactAGAATCAATAGCAGACATGAAG GCCTTTGTGGAGAACTACCCACAGTTCAAGAAGATGTCTGGGACTGTATCAAAGCACGTAACGGTGGTTGGAGAGCTGTCTCGGTTGGTCAGTGAGCGGAATCTGCTGGAGGTTTCGGAGGTTGAGCAAGAATTGGCCTGTCAAAATGACCATTCTAGTGCTCTCCAG aATGTAAAGAGGCTCCTGCAGAACCCCAAAGTGACAGAGTTTGATGCTGCCCGCCTGGTAATGCTTTATGCTCTACATTATGAGCGACACAGCAGCAATAGCCTACCAGGATTAATGATGGACCTCAGGAATAAAGGTGTTTCTGAGAAGTATCGAAAG cttGTGTCTGCAGTTGTTGAATATGGTGGTAAACGGGTCAGAGGAAGCGACCTCTTCAGCCCCAAAGATGCTGTGGCTATTACCAAACAGTTCCTCAAAGGATTGAAG GGAGTAGAAAATGTATATACTCAGCATCAACCTTTCTTACATGAGACCTTGGACCATCTCATCAAAGGAAAGCTTAAGGAAAACCTATATCCTTATCTAGGCCCCAGCACACTCAGAGACAG ACCTCAGGATATCATTGTGTTTATAATTGGAGGAGCCACCTATGAAGAGGCTCTAACAGTTTATAACTTGAACCGTACCACTCCTGGAGTGAGGATTGTCCTGGGAGGAACTACAGTGCACAACACAAAAAG